DNA from Patescibacteria group bacterium:
TTCATCTTTTCTTCAAGCGCAACCGGAACAATAAGCTTTATCTTGAGATTCGCCGTATCGCCGGGCATAACCATTTCCGTGCCTTCCGGGAGTTCAACCTCACCCGTCACGTCGGTCGTGCGGATATAGAATTGAGGCTTATATCCCTTGAAGAACGGCTTATGGCGTCCGCCTTCCTCTTTCGTAAGGCAGTATACTTCTGCTTCAAATTCAGTATGCGGGGTCACCGAACCGGGTTTGGCGATAACCATGCCGCGCTCCACTTCTTCTTTCTTGGTGCCGCGGAGCAAAATACCAGCATTGTCGCCTGCCTGGCCCTCATCCAATGACTTATTGAACATTTCGATGCCCGTCGCCACGGTTTTTTGGGTTGGCTTGATACCGACAATTTCAATATCCTCGTTAATATGAATTACGCCTCTCTCAATGCGACCGGTCACTACTGTGCCGCGGCCCTCGATTGAAAACACGTCTTCAACCGGCATGAGGAAAGGTTTATCGGTTTCACGCTTGGGTTCCGGAATATATTCGTCAAGCTGTTTCAAGAGCTCGAGAATCGGCTTTGAGGCTTCCTCGTCCGACGGGTTCGCAAGCGCCTTGGTGGCTGAACCGCGGATAATCGGAGTTGTGTCGCCCGGGTATTCATATTTCTTCAAAAGGTCGCGCACTTCCTCTTCAACCAGGTCAATAAGCTCCTTATCATTAACCATGTCAACCTTATTCAAGAAAACAATAATTGAAGGAACACCGACCTGCCTTGCGAGAAGAATGTGCTCGCGAGTCTGCGGCATGGGTCCGTCCGCAGCCGAAACCACAAGAATCGCGCCATCCATCTGGGCCGCGCCGGTGATCATATTCTTAATATAATCAGCATGGCCAGGACAATCCACGTGGGCATAGTGCCTTTTTTCGGTTTCGTACTCAACGTGCGCCGTGGCAATGGTAATGCCGCGCTCACGCTCTTCCGGAGCCGCGTCGATCTGGTCAACTGACTTAGACTGCGCCTTCATGCCATGCGCGTTCATAACCGCAAGAATAGCGGCAGTTAGCGTAGTTTTGCCGTGGTCAACGTGGCCGATTGTGCCGACATTGACGTGCGGCTTTGTTCTTTGAAATTTCTCTGCCATATTGGCTCTCCTATTGCGAGCGGCCCCTCCACAACTGGTGAAGCGAAGGGTTTTACCCAACCGCTGCTAGGTAAATTAGTAAATATATTAAATTCTCTGAGTCCAAAAAGGCAATTTTTACGCTAAATTTAGAATAAATTTTGCCAAATTGAACTAAAAGCAAATAAAATTATAGCACAATTCAAATCTTTTGCAAGCCCTTTACTCAATCGGTTCAAGATAAAAACGCTCTTCTTCACTTACTGGCGTTTCATCAAACGATGGTTCACCGACCGGTTCTTTGACTTCCGCAAAATCGTTATTGCCAAGATCCCCATTTCCCGCCCACTTTTCGCTCGCCTCCTCAACACGGTTCTGATTATTCAGCCGGTCGGTCAGCTCTTCATAGGCGCTAAACGACATTATCACATAAGCCTCCCCCTCCCCCTGATCCGTAACAATGAGCCGGTCTCCGGTTTTTTTTACGAGATTGAGAAACTTTTGCCAATTCATATTATTAATTTATTAATATTATTTTTTTCCCTCGATAATCAATTGTTCGACGTTTTTAGGCACCTCTTCATAATGATCAAATTCCATGGTATAGCTCGCTCGGCCCTGAGACATTGAACGCAGATCCGTGGCGTAACCGAACATTTCGGAAAGCGGCACGAATGCATCCACCACTTTCAACTTTCCGCGGTCGCGCATTTCTTGAATCTTGGCGCGGCGTGAATTCAGGTCGCCGATTACTTCACCCATGAAATTTTCCGGAGTAATCGCCTCAACCTTCATTACCGGCTCAAGCAAAACAAGCTTGGCGCGGCGCGCGGCCTCCTGGAAGGCCATGGAACCGGCAATTTTAAACGCCGCCTCTGAAGAATCGACTTCATGGAACGAACCATCATAACAGGCAACCTTGACGTCAATGACCGGATATCCGGCGAGCACACCGCGTTCCATTGCTTCCTTGACGCCCTTTTGGATCGGGGGCAAATATTCCTTCGGAATCACGCCGCCCTTGATTTCATCTTTAAACTCATAGCCCTTGCCCGGTTCATTCGGCTCAACACGCAGATAGCAATGCCCATATTGTCCGCGGCCGCCGGATTGTTTGATGTATTTTCCTTCGGCCTCGGCTTTATTTTTAATTGTTTCCTTGTAAGCGACCTGCGGCTTGCCGACATCTGCCTCAACCTTGAATTCGCGTTTCATGCGGTCAACAATAATATCCAGATGAAGTTCGCCCATGCCGGAAATAATGGTCTGCATGGTTTCCTCATCACTCCGGACGCGGAAGGTCGGATCTTCTTCGGCGAGCTTCTGGAGCGCCATACCCATTTTTTCCTGGTCGGCTTTTGTCTTAGGTTCAATGGCGACCGAAATAACCGGTTCCGGAAACACGATTGATTCCAAAACCACGGGATGCGCTTCGTCGCAAAGCGTGTTGCCGGTCGTTGTTTCTTTGAGTCCGACTGCGGCCGCAATTTCCCCGGCATAAACATCATTAACCTCTTCGCGGTGGTTTGCATGCATACGCAGAATTCGTCCGATGCGCTCTTTTTTTCCGTTTGAGGAATTTAAAATGTATGAACCCGCGGAAAGCTTGCCCGAATATACTCGAAAAAACGCCAATTTACCGACAAATGGATCGGTCGCAATTTTAAAGGCAAGCGCGGTAAACGGACCATTATCATCGGGTTTAACTTCAATTTCCTTTGTCTTATCACTCGGATCAAAACCAATAACCGGAGGAACATCAAGCGGCGATGGCAGATAATAAACCACGGCGTCAAGCATATGCTGTACGCCCTTGTTCTTGAGGGCGCTGCCGCAAAGCACGGGCACAATATCCCCCTTTATTACCGCCTTGCGCAGCGTCGCGCGCAAAGCGTCAAGCGGAATATCTTCACCCGCAAGATACTTATTCATCAGCGCTTCATCATTTTCAACGATTGCCTCCACGAGCTTGGCGCGATATTCAGCCGCTTTATCGGCAAGATCGGCCGGAATCTCGGTAACCTCGATTTCTTTTCCCAAATCATCTTTATAGAGATAAGCTTTTTTCTCAAGCAGGTCAACGAGGCCCATAAAATTCGCTTCCGTGCCGATTGGGAGCTGGATTGGATACGCTCTTTTTGTCAGGCGTTCGTGAATGGTGCCCAGGTCCCAATAAAAATCCGCGCCCGTACGATCAAGTTTATTGATAAAACAAATGCGCGGCACATTGTAATCATCCGCATAGTGCCAGTTTGTTTCGGATTGCGGCTCAACGCCGGCCACGCCGTCAAAAACCACGACCGCGCCGTCCAAAACACGGAGCGACCGCTTTACCTCAACCGTAAAGTCAATATGGCCGGGGGTATCAATCAGGTTAATGCGTGAATTTTTCCAAAAACAAGTCGTTGCCGCCGAAGTAATGGTGATGCCGCGTTCGCGCTCCTGCTCCATCCAGTCCATTTCCGCCGCGCCCTCATGCACCTCGCCGATTTTATGTTTTTTTCCGGTATAAAAAAGAATGCGCTCACTGACCGTGGTTTTTCCGGCATCAATGTGAGCGATGACTCCGATATTTCTTGTTTGTTCCAGACTGTATTCCCTTGGCATAAAATAAAAAAAATTTAAATCCTCACTTTTTTACCCGGCGCTCGTCCGACACCCTTTCTTTTGCTGCCGCGTCCGGCTCGCACCGCCTTGCTCATGCTTTTATCTTCACTGCGGATCTCGAGATCCGGATATTTGTCTTCTTCTTCCAATTTTTCTTCAACTTCCTGTATAATTTTTTCACGCTCTTCGGAAGAAAAATCCGTAAATTCGGGATGCATATTTTTCGCTAAATTAGCGCGCAAAATGCGCAAAAGCGCGGTTGGCTTCCGCCATGCGCTGAACATCTTCTTTCTTTTTGACCGCATCTCCCTGATTATCCGCCGCAGCGATCAGCTCTTCGGCGATTCTCATGTGCATCGGCCGGCCTTTTTTGGCGCGCGCCGCTCCGATAATCCAGCGGAACGCGAGCATATTGCGGCGGTCTCCGTGCACCGGCGTCGGCACCTGATAGTTTGCGCCGCCGATTCTCCGGGATTTTATCTCAAGAATCGGAGTAACATTCTTTAACGCTTTTTCAAAAATTTCCAGGGCATCCTGTTTGGTTTTTTGCGAAATATATTCAAAGGCATCATAGATAACGCGTTCGGCCGTATTCCTCTTACCGCCCTTCATAATATGATTGATGAGCTTTGAAACAATGATCGATCCGTACTTCGGGTCGGCATTTATTTTACGCTTTGTTGCTTGGGATTTTCCACGCATAGGGTTTATTAGTGGCCCCGATGACTATCGGGGCAATTATGTTTGATAAGGTCGGCGGAGCCCTGCCTACCGGCAGGCAGGCGACACTTTGTCTAAAAAACCCGCCCTGGTGCCCTGCGGCATTGCCGCAGGGACGGGTTTATTTTTGATGCTTAGCTCCGTAAAGCGAACGACTGCGACGGCGTCCCTCAACACCGGTTGTATCATAAACGCCGCGCACGATGTGATAGCGCACGCCCGGCAAATCTTTAACACGCCCGCCACGTATCATCACGATTGAATGCTCCTGCAGATTGTGCCCTACTCCCGGAATATAAGCCGTGACCTCCATGCCGTTTGAGAGACGGACACGGGCAATCTTGCGGAGAGCCGAGTTCGGTTTTTTCGGAGTCGTGGTTGTAACCTTTACGCAAACGCCACGCTTAAAAGGACTTCCGGTTGGAAGCTCGGTCTTGTGGCGGTGAAGCGTGTCCATGGTAAACTGCATGGCCGGAGATTTGGACTTCTTTTTTGACTGATGCCGCCCCTTACGGATTAGCTGATTGATTGTTGGCATAATAAAATAAGATTGATGTGATTTTAGCCTAAAAACAAAAAAGAGTCAAGAGAGTAATATTTGTAACAGAGCAAGACTAAAATAACATAAAAAAACGAACCGGTCAAGACCGGCACGCAGCGCAGGCGAAAGATCGACATTTTTGGGCTAAGTTAAGCCATTTTTACATGAAGCCGCATTTCCGCTTTTTCTTCATCTTCTCCCTCCTCAATCAAAAAAGAGCTAATTTTATTTAGCCCTTAATCCCTAAAAAAATCAACCGTCTTAAAATAATCCGAACGTTGCCACAAGCGGGTCAACTAGTCCAATTATCTTGAACAAATAAAGCGCGCCGCCGAAAATCGGCGAAAGCACAAGTCCGTTTGTCACCCAATTTATCACAAGCAGCATCAATAAAAGATACTGGCCCTGAAGTTCGAGCCGCGCGCGGAGCCCGGCGTATTTTGGCGAAGAAAGGACCGCGTAGAGGATCTTTGAACCGTCAAGCGGCGGCACGGGAATAATGTTAAAGAAAAGCAAAATCGCATTAATAAAAATTGTAAAAATCAGGAGAACCACGAGCAAATTTTGATATCCGAGTCCGAAACCGATTAACGCGTGGGCCGCAAATCCCAAAATAAAAAAACTCGCGAGATTGGACGCCGGCCCGGCAAGCGCCACGAGAACCGGCCCCCATTTCGGGTACTTAAGATTATACGGATTGAACGGCACCGGCTTTGCCCAGCCGATTCCCACGACCATGAGCATTAAAAAACCGATTGGATCAATGTGCGCCATGGGATTTAAGGTGAGACGCCCGGCTCCGGCCGCGGTCTTGTCGCCCAGAACGTAAGCGGCAAGCGCGTGGCAGAATTCGTGGACCGTAAGCGCAAAAACAACCGCCAGAACCCAGACGATAAATAATAACGGATTTTTCAGAAGCAAATCCAGGACCATTGCAAAAAATTTAATACTATGCTAAACTACGACCATATTATAACACTAACGCAACCATTATGGCTAAAGTTTGCGACATTTGCCAGAGAGGAAAAAGTTTTACCCACTCGCGCAGTAAATCAAATATTGCCACCCTCCGGACCCATGAAATTAATCTCCAGTCAAAAAAAATCGCCGGCAAGAAAGTAAAAATCTGCACGCAGTGCATCAGGACCATGTCCAAGACAAAATAAAAAACGTCCCGATCGCGATCGGGACGTTTTTATATTTTTGTAATTTTGAATTCAGGCGATGCAATTCCTTTCACCTTCGGAGAATATTTCATTAAAAGTTCTTTTGCTTTTTCAATCGCCGAATCATCGATCGCTTTACCGCGAATAATTACAGTCGGTCCGACAATATCGGCAAGTTCCAAAACAATATCCCGCGGCTTGGCAATTTTAATAAGCATTTTACAATCTTGCGCGTCGCGCGCCACGACAATCATGTTTTCGCCGTGCCAAAAAACCCGTCCGTGGCGGAGTATGTCCGCGTCATCGGCCGTATAATCGGGCCAGTGTTCGCTAAGTTCCTTGAGGCGGCGCGAATAATCCGGGTCGGTCAAGAGACACCCGCCGGCCGGAGTCTGGAATTTTTTTATTCCGAATTTATCCGCGAGTTCAAACTGCGTGCCGCGGCTCCGGCCGCGGATATCAAATAATTTTTCGCGGCGAATTTGTCCTTTTTCTTCGGCTTCGGTCTCGGGCAAAGCTTTGGCGGAAAGGGGCCGCACGATTTTTCCGGCGAGGCCGGCCTCGCGCTCAATCTTCATCATCGACCCGAGATTCTGCGACATGGGCCGCTGTCCCAGCACCTCGCCGGTCGCGAGGAAATCAAAACCCTCGCGCTCCATGATTTCTTTTGCCTTGCGGATCATAAATAAATGGCAGTCAATGCACGGATTCATTCCGCTCCCCCGGCCGAACTTCGGCGCTTTGACAATCGCGAGATGCTCGTCACCCACGTTTTCAACCCGTAATTTTATCTCATTCGCTTCGGCAATCTCACGCGCCGCTTCTTCATCAAAAAAATGCGTGCGAAAAAACAAGGCCGTCACATCCACGCCTTGTGATTCTAAAATCTTATACGCGAGCGACGAGTCCAGCCCGCCGGAAAATAATAAGAGAGCTTTAGACATAAATCAATAATAACACGATGCCGCATAAAAACAAAAACCCCCCGCGAACGGGGGGCTTTATTTTTTTAATTATATCGCTATCGTTGCGCCGGTCGGATAGGTTATGGTTGGAGAAACATTCAAAACCTGTCCCCAGCTATATCCATGGCCGAAGAATGCGGCCTCGGTCGCAAACACCCTTCTCGCGCCGTTCTCGATCAAGTACACCGCCGGACTGCCGTTATATTTAATCAGCAAACCATCCGGATGAACCAGTTCGGAAATCATTGTGCCGGAAGATAATTTATTAATTTCCGCGTCGGTAAAATTACGGATTTTATTCCACTGAAAACCGAGATGCTCAAACACATATTCATTCTTGATCGGATATTTGATGCCCTTGGCGACCACATAAACCGCCGCCTGGCTGCCCTTTACCAAGGTGCCGCTCGGCAGATTATTGACTGTCGGATAATTAATCACGCTCGAGGTCGGATACTGCGCCAGGCTTGAATATTCTTTCACATCTTCCCAGCGCCAGCCCCAGGCTTCAAAAACCTGGCCGTTCAAAATCGGATATTTGTAACCGTTGCGCAAAAGATAAACCGTGGGCTTGCCGATTTCTTTCGCCAGTTCGCCGGTAAGAAAATTATTATCCATGACCGTAACCGTAGTACCGGATGATTGTGTTGACCCAGCCACATAAGAATTATCAAGTGACAGCTTAACCGCGGCATAGGAAATTTCATAATCCGAAGAGCGTGGAGCGCCGATATAGAATAAACCGGAAACGAAAATATTTTCCTCATCTTCACTGATGGCACATTCTCTAGATATAAAATTACCTGGCAAACCTATTGAGACATTATCACCATCATCCGGATCGACTTCCACCAAAGTATTAATGGTGAAAGGTTCGTTGATTACGAGTTCGCCGTTATCATTTACATGAGCGTCACCGGAAGTGGAATACATCGTCTCCAAGATAATAAATATTCTTCCATCCGTAGGACTGACAAAAATATCTTCGTAGGAATTATAATTCAGACTTACCGCGGCATCCACCCTTTTTAAAAGTATATTACGATAAGAGCCTGAATCAATGTCAATCACCCTCAAATAATAACTGTAAATTGTCGAACCTGTGACCATGTCTGATAAACCGCTAATATATAATGTTTGCCCGTCCGGACTCATCGCCATGTGGTAAACGCCACCATAGTGGTGATTATCATCCGGTCTTATTTCGTGGATATTTCTGACCGCGCCGCTGCCAATATCAACCTCAATTATTTCCGCCAGATGCATGGTGTAACGACTCGGAAAAATCCTGTCAAAATATATATATAACTTTCTGCCATTAGGGCTGATAAAAAGATCCTGGATTGAGTACGACTTATTAGCACCATCTTCTATACCCCAATTAACATGGACTTCGCTTACCGTACCCGAAGACGCATTCACTTTATAAATTTTTGGCAGATCTGGATTGGCCATAGTATCCGTGTAATATAGCG
Protein-coding regions in this window:
- a CDS encoding bL28 family ribosomal protein is translated as MAKVCDICQRGKSFTHSRSKSNIATLRTHEINLQSKKIAGKKVKICTQCIRTMSKTK
- the rpsL gene encoding 30S ribosomal protein S12, producing the protein MPTINQLIRKGRHQSKKKSKSPAMQFTMDTLHRHKTELPTGSPFKRGVCVKVTTTTPKKPNSALRKIARVRLSNGMEVTAYIPGVGHNLQEHSIVMIRGGRVKDLPGVRYHIVRGVYDTTGVEGRRRSRSLYGAKHQK
- a CDS encoding tRNA 4-thiouridine(8) synthase ThiI; translated protein: MSKALLLFSGGLDSSLAYKILESQGVDVTALFFRTHFFDEEAAREIAEANEIKLRVENVGDEHLAIVKAPKFGRGSGMNPCIDCHLFMIRKAKEIMEREGFDFLATGEVLGQRPMSQNLGSMMKIEREAGLAGKIVRPLSAKALPETEAEEKGQIRREKLFDIRGRSRGTQFELADKFGIKKFQTPAGGCLLTDPDYSRRLKELSEHWPDYTADDADILRHGRVFWHGENMIVVARDAQDCKMLIKIAKPRDIVLELADIVGPTVIIRGKAIDDSAIEKAKELLMKYSPKVKGIASPEFKITKI
- a CDS encoding site-2 protease family protein, giving the protein MVLDLLLKNPLLFIVWVLAVVFALTVHEFCHALAAYVLGDKTAAGAGRLTLNPMAHIDPIGFLMLMVVGIGWAKPVPFNPYNLKYPKWGPVLVALAGPASNLASFFILGFAAHALIGFGLGYQNLLVVLLIFTIFINAILLFFNIIPVPPLDGSKILYAVLSSPKYAGLRARLELQGQYLLLMLLVINWVTNGLVLSPIFGGALYLFKIIGLVDPLVATFGLF
- the fusA gene encoding elongation factor G; translation: MPREYSLEQTRNIGVIAHIDAGKTTVSERILFYTGKKHKIGEVHEGAAEMDWMEQERERGITITSAATTCFWKNSRINLIDTPGHIDFTVEVKRSLRVLDGAVVVFDGVAGVEPQSETNWHYADDYNVPRICFINKLDRTGADFYWDLGTIHERLTKRAYPIQLPIGTEANFMGLVDLLEKKAYLYKDDLGKEIEVTEIPADLADKAAEYRAKLVEAIVENDEALMNKYLAGEDIPLDALRATLRKAVIKGDIVPVLCGSALKNKGVQHMLDAVVYYLPSPLDVPPVIGFDPSDKTKEIEVKPDDNGPFTALAFKIATDPFVGKLAFFRVYSGKLSAGSYILNSSNGKKERIGRILRMHANHREEVNDVYAGEIAAAVGLKETTTGNTLCDEAHPVVLESIVFPEPVISVAIEPKTKADQEKMGMALQKLAEEDPTFRVRSDEETMQTIISGMGELHLDIIVDRMKREFKVEADVGKPQVAYKETIKNKAEAEGKYIKQSGGRGQYGHCYLRVEPNEPGKGYEFKDEIKGGVIPKEYLPPIQKGVKEAMERGVLAGYPVIDVKVACYDGSFHEVDSSEAAFKIAGSMAFQEAARRAKLVLLEPVMKVEAITPENFMGEVIGDLNSRRAKIQEMRDRGKLKVVDAFVPLSEMFGYATDLRSMSQGRASYTMEFDHYEEVPKNVEQLIIEGKK
- the rpsG gene encoding 30S ribosomal protein S7 — translated: MRGKSQATKRKINADPKYGSIIVSKLINHIMKGGKRNTAERVIYDAFEYISQKTKQDALEIFEKALKNVTPILEIKSRRIGGANYQVPTPVHGDRRNMLAFRWIIGAARAKKGRPMHMRIAEELIAAADNQGDAVKKKEDVQRMAEANRAFAHFAR
- the tuf gene encoding elongation factor Tu, which codes for MAEKFQRTKPHVNVGTIGHVDHGKTTLTAAILAVMNAHGMKAQSKSVDQIDAAPEERERGITIATAHVEYETEKRHYAHVDCPGHADYIKNMITGAAQMDGAILVVSAADGPMPQTREHILLARQVGVPSIIVFLNKVDMVNDKELIDLVEEEVRDLLKKYEYPGDTTPIIRGSATKALANPSDEEASKPILELLKQLDEYIPEPKRETDKPFLMPVEDVFSIEGRGTVVTGRIERGVIHINEDIEIVGIKPTQKTVATGIEMFNKSLDEGQAGDNAGILLRGTKKEEVERGMVIAKPGSVTPHTEFEAEVYCLTKEEGGRHKPFFKGYKPQFYIRTTDVTGEVELPEGTEMVMPGDTANLKIKLIVPVALEEKMKIAVREGGKTVGAGVVTKIIK